From one Streptomyces sp. Q6 genomic stretch:
- a CDS encoding amidohydrolase family protein: MDSPRICDLLLTGGHVVTVDDSRNVYEPGAVAVTGGRIVAVGPAADIEAAWRAARTVDCRGRAVLPGFVDGHSHLFQALARGLGEGQSIWPWLCEFMWPYSIAVDAEDARVAATLGAVEALRAGITTVVDNHYAPTDAETVLSVADAIEATGLRGVVARGMIGHRTAVAAARGLPDALFRYSVADELDLTRDCMRARPPGSPVEIWPAPLNLSYVDQELVRGAAELARTHGTKWHTHCSEGAKDPASYLDAYGIRPVNWLAAEGLLDERATLAHAVWLDDDEVKAVGERGAGVSHNPSSNAYLASGVMSLRRLRDAGAAVALGTDGPSAGHRQDMFEVMKQTLFAQRLDTLDPAVARCEEALELATREGGRYVGSGAGVLAPGAPADLAVVALDRPHLRPLHRAVAALVYSARGGDVEMTVVGGRVVVEEGRCTLVDEEAVLAEAQERAERLVHRAGFGPLTIPWRR; the protein is encoded by the coding sequence ATGGACTCCCCGCGCATCTGCGATCTCCTCTTGACCGGCGGTCACGTGGTCACCGTCGACGACTCCAGGAACGTGTACGAGCCCGGTGCCGTCGCCGTGACCGGCGGGCGGATCGTCGCGGTGGGACCCGCGGCGGACATCGAGGCCGCCTGGCGGGCTGCCCGGACCGTGGACTGCCGGGGCCGCGCCGTCCTGCCCGGCTTCGTCGACGGCCACAGCCACCTCTTCCAGGCGCTCGCCCGCGGCCTGGGCGAGGGACAGTCGATCTGGCCCTGGCTCTGCGAGTTCATGTGGCCGTACTCCATCGCCGTCGACGCCGAGGACGCGCGCGTCGCGGCCACGCTCGGCGCGGTCGAGGCGCTGCGGGCCGGCATCACGACCGTCGTCGACAACCACTACGCGCCGACCGACGCGGAGACCGTGCTCTCGGTGGCCGACGCCATCGAGGCGACCGGGCTCCGCGGGGTCGTCGCGCGCGGCATGATCGGCCACAGGACCGCGGTCGCCGCCGCGCGCGGCCTGCCCGACGCCCTGTTCCGCTACTCGGTCGCCGACGAGCTCGACCTGACCCGCGACTGCATGCGGGCCCGACCGCCCGGCTCGCCCGTCGAGATCTGGCCCGCGCCGCTCAACCTCAGCTACGTCGACCAGGAACTGGTGCGCGGCGCCGCCGAGTTGGCCCGTACGCACGGCACCAAGTGGCACACCCACTGCAGCGAGGGCGCCAAGGACCCGGCGAGCTATCTCGACGCGTACGGGATCAGGCCCGTCAACTGGCTGGCGGCGGAGGGGCTGCTGGACGAGCGGGCCACCCTCGCCCACGCCGTCTGGCTCGACGACGACGAGGTCAAGGCGGTCGGGGAGCGCGGCGCCGGTGTCTCCCACAATCCGTCCTCCAACGCCTACCTGGCGTCCGGCGTGATGTCGCTGCGCCGGCTCCGCGACGCCGGGGCCGCGGTGGCGCTCGGCACCGACGGGCCGAGCGCCGGGCACCGCCAGGACATGTTCGAGGTGATGAAACAGACCCTGTTCGCCCAGCGCCTCGACACCCTCGACCCGGCGGTGGCGCGCTGCGAGGAGGCCCTGGAACTCGCCACCCGCGAGGGCGGCCGGTACGTCGGCTCCGGCGCCGGAGTGCTCGCGCCCGGCGCCCCCGCCGACCTCGCCGTCGTCGCGCTCGACCGGCCCCACCTGCGGCCGCTGCACCGGGCGGTGGCCGCGCTCGTCTACTCCGCGCGGGGCGGTGACGTCGAGATGACCGTGGTCGGCGGCCGCGTCGTCGTGGAGGAGGGACGCTGCACCCTCGTCGACGAGGAGGCGGTCCTGGCCGAAGCCCAGGAACGGGCCGAACGCCTCGTCCACCGGGCCGGATTCGGCCCGCTCACCATCCCCTGGCGGCGCTGA
- a CDS encoding molybdopterin cofactor-binding domain-containing protein, with product MSTATGAATRDGVGASTPRPDGRLKVRGDFAYSSDLRAEGMVWGATLRSPHPSARIVGIDTTAALRLPGVVAVLTHEDVPGQATYGMKVADQPVLAADRVRYQGEPVALVAADHPETARRALALIDVTYEELPALTDPEDAVRGVGPLVHETRVDGRPGNVVRHVRIRHGDLDAARREADVVVSGTYEVGMQDQAFLGPESGLAIPAEDGGVDVYVSTQWLHDDQHQMCAALGLPPDKVRLTLSGVGGAFGGREDVSVQIHAAMLALHTGRPVKMSYHREESFYGHVHRHPARMWFEHGATREGRIVFVKARLLFDGGAYTSTSQVVIANGSYFAAGAYDVPHAEIDGFSVFTNNPPCGAMRGFGAVQSCYGVESNLDKLARELGMDPVELRVRNAMTTGTVLPTGQAVDGPAPAAELLERLRARPLPPAGDGPFGTPGGLNNTSHGEGVRRGVGYAIGVKAIGFSGGVDDRSVARVRLTLNGGEPVAEVHTAAAECGQGIVTVQAQIVRTELGVERVVVLPADTQVGDAGSSSASRITWMSGGAVQGACKALRERITVLGEGSLTELLAVHGPLEEEYEYAHRRTHPVDAERGQGDAHIAFAFAAHRAVVDVDTELGLVKVVELATAQDVGKAMNPLAVEGQIEGGSAQGLGLAVMEELRVENGRVRNPSFTDYLIPTIADMPHVPIDLLELPHPDSPYGLNGVGEPPTLSSTPAIANALRAATGLELPKVPVRPEDITHSERR from the coding sequence GTGAGCACCGCCACCGGAGCCGCCACGCGTGACGGCGTCGGCGCCAGCACCCCGCGCCCCGACGGCCGCCTGAAGGTCAGGGGGGACTTCGCGTACTCCTCCGACCTGCGGGCCGAGGGCATGGTGTGGGGCGCGACCCTGCGCTCGCCGCACCCCAGCGCCCGCATCGTCGGGATCGACACGACGGCGGCGCTGCGGCTGCCCGGGGTCGTGGCGGTGCTCACCCACGAGGACGTGCCGGGACAGGCGACGTACGGCATGAAGGTCGCCGACCAGCCCGTCCTCGCCGCCGACCGCGTCCGTTACCAGGGCGAACCGGTGGCCCTCGTCGCCGCCGACCACCCCGAGACGGCCCGCCGCGCCCTCGCCCTGATCGACGTCACGTACGAGGAGCTGCCGGCGCTCACCGACCCCGAGGACGCCGTGCGGGGAGTGGGCCCCCTGGTCCACGAGACCCGCGTCGACGGCAGGCCGGGCAACGTGGTCCGCCATGTCCGCATCCGCCACGGCGACCTGGACGCCGCCCGCCGCGAGGCCGACGTCGTCGTCAGCGGCACGTACGAGGTCGGCATGCAGGACCAGGCGTTCCTCGGGCCCGAGTCCGGACTCGCGATCCCCGCCGAGGACGGCGGCGTCGACGTCTACGTCTCCACGCAGTGGCTCCACGACGACCAGCACCAGATGTGCGCGGCGCTCGGCCTGCCCCCGGACAAGGTGCGGCTCACGCTCTCCGGCGTGGGCGGCGCGTTCGGCGGCCGCGAGGACGTCTCCGTGCAGATCCACGCGGCGATGCTCGCCCTGCACACCGGCCGCCCCGTCAAGATGAGCTACCACCGCGAGGAGTCCTTCTACGGGCACGTGCACCGCCATCCCGCCCGCATGTGGTTCGAGCACGGCGCCACCCGCGAGGGACGGATCGTCTTCGTGAAGGCGCGGCTCCTGTTCGACGGCGGCGCCTACACCTCCACCTCCCAGGTCGTCATCGCCAACGGCTCGTACTTCGCGGCCGGCGCCTACGACGTGCCGCACGCCGAGATCGACGGCTTCTCCGTCTTCACCAACAACCCGCCCTGCGGGGCGATGCGCGGCTTCGGCGCTGTGCAGTCCTGCTACGGCGTCGAGTCCAACCTCGACAAGCTCGCCCGTGAACTCGGCATGGACCCGGTCGAGTTGCGGGTGCGCAACGCCATGACGACCGGGACGGTCCTGCCGACGGGGCAGGCCGTCGACGGGCCCGCCCCCGCCGCCGAACTCCTCGAACGACTCCGCGCCCGGCCGCTGCCTCCCGCCGGGGACGGCCCCTTCGGCACCCCCGGCGGCCTCAACAACACCAGCCACGGCGAGGGCGTCCGGCGCGGCGTCGGCTACGCGATCGGCGTCAAGGCCATCGGCTTCTCCGGCGGCGTCGACGACCGCTCCGTGGCCCGCGTCCGGCTCACCCTGAACGGCGGCGAGCCCGTCGCCGAGGTGCACACCGCCGCCGCCGAGTGCGGCCAGGGCATCGTCACCGTGCAGGCCCAGATCGTCCGCACCGAACTCGGCGTCGAGCGCGTCGTCGTCCTGCCCGCCGACACCCAGGTCGGCGACGCGGGCTCGTCCTCCGCGTCCCGCATCACCTGGATGAGCGGGGGAGCGGTCCAGGGCGCCTGCAAGGCGCTGCGCGAGCGCATCACCGTACTGGGGGAGGGGTCACTGACCGAACTCCTCGCCGTGCACGGCCCGCTGGAGGAGGAGTACGAGTACGCGCACCGCCGCACCCACCCCGTCGACGCCGAACGCGGCCAGGGAGACGCCCACATCGCGTTCGCGTTCGCCGCGCACCGTGCCGTCGTCGACGTGGACACCGAACTCGGCCTCGTCAAAGTCGTCGAGCTGGCCACCGCGCAGGACGTCGGCAAGGCGATGAACCCCCTCGCCGTCGAGGGCCAGATCGAGGGCGGCAGCGCCCAGGGGCTCGGCCTCGCCGTGATGGAGGAGCTGCGCGTCGAGAACGGGCGGGTGCGCAACCCGTCCTTCACCGACTACCTCATCCCCACCATCGCCGACATGCCGCACGTCCCCATCGACCTGCTGGAACTTCCGCACCCCGACTCCCCGTACGGCCTCAACGGCGTCGGCGAGCCGCCCACCCTGTCCTCCACGCCGGCCATCGCCAACGCGCTGCGCGCCGCGACCGGCCTGGAGCTGCCCAAGGTGCCGGTGCGCCCCGAGGACATCACCCACAGCGAGAGGAGGTGA
- a CDS encoding glycoside hydrolase family 6 protein, which produces MVAAASAVVAVGAVTGLVSALDSGPDGGDEARPVVSESPSMAPLPAPSFPSASPSPSPSKRATKPAVKKSAPARPRPTTKAPAAPASTGLYRHGDSQVQDWVRANRSDPRRPLIESRIADRPAAVWFADFTPDTITSRVRAVTSGAAGAGQVPAVVAYAIPGRDCGGYSDGGAPDIPAYDAWIDKFAAGLGSREVIVILEPDALSQTECLSGGQRDDRYAALARAGRVMKAANPRARVYYDAGHSDWNPAGTQAARLRAAGAASAASSDGIFSNVSNFNRTADEIAYARRVLAAMGGPSGLGAVIDTSRNGNGAPADGEWCDPDGRKLGQAPTLRTGEPGIDAYLWVKLPGESDGCKGRPGTFTPDYAYELAD; this is translated from the coding sequence ATGGTCGCGGCCGCCTCGGCCGTGGTGGCCGTCGGGGCGGTCACGGGTCTGGTCTCCGCTCTGGACAGCGGCCCGGACGGCGGCGACGAGGCGCGGCCCGTGGTCAGCGAGTCGCCCAGCATGGCCCCGCTGCCGGCTCCCTCGTTCCCCAGTGCCTCCCCGTCCCCGTCCCCGTCGAAGCGCGCGACGAAGCCCGCGGTGAAGAAGTCCGCGCCCGCACGGCCGAGGCCCACGACGAAGGCGCCCGCGGCACCGGCCTCGACCGGCCTCTACCGGCACGGCGACTCGCAGGTCCAGGACTGGGTGCGGGCCAACCGCTCCGACCCGCGGCGCCCGCTGATCGAGTCCCGCATCGCGGACCGGCCCGCCGCCGTCTGGTTCGCCGACTTCACACCCGACACGATCACGTCCCGGGTGCGCGCGGTGACCTCGGGGGCGGCGGGCGCCGGGCAGGTCCCGGCGGTCGTGGCGTACGCGATCCCCGGGCGCGACTGCGGCGGCTACTCGGACGGCGGGGCGCCCGACATCCCCGCCTACGACGCCTGGATCGACAAGTTCGCCGCCGGCCTCGGCTCCCGGGAGGTCATCGTGATCCTGGAGCCCGACGCGCTGTCCCAGACGGAGTGCCTCAGCGGAGGCCAACGGGACGACCGGTACGCGGCGTTGGCGCGCGCGGGCCGAGTCATGAAGGCCGCGAACCCGCGGGCCCGGGTCTACTACGACGCGGGCCACTCCGACTGGAACCCGGCCGGCACCCAGGCGGCGCGGCTGCGGGCGGCCGGCGCCGCGTCGGCCGCGTCCTCCGACGGGATCTTCAGCAACGTCTCGAACTTCAACCGGACCGCGGACGAGATCGCGTACGCCCGCCGGGTGCTCGCCGCGATGGGCGGCCCGAGCGGCCTCGGCGCCGTCATCGACACCAGCCGCAACGGCAACGGCGCCCCGGCGGACGGCGAGTGGTGCGACCCCGACGGCCGCAAGCTGGGGCAGGCGCCGACCCTGCGGACCGGTGAGCCCGGGATCGACGCCTATCTGTGGGTGAAGCTGCCCGGCGAGTCCGACGGCTGCAAGGGGCGGCCGGGGACCTTCACGCCGGACTACGCCTACGAGCTGGCCGACTGA
- a CDS encoding GntR family transcriptional regulator has protein sequence MNAERAVNPVAAGSLLADRAYEELKSAVLANRLRPGDALSVPALAAQMNISRSPVREAVQRLIHDGLATHVPHKGAVVATVDVEDVRQLYVVREVMEGLAARLATERLDASRVAELHDLLERHEREVGTGVDERTHIEMDMAYHRTIREVAGNAHLTAALDTIQGKAHLALHQLWRGQEAPRLAVAEHRRIFEAMTSGDPDAADLAARDHIRKLRIRLSQAVAPGPSSGPGHVRPVD, from the coding sequence ATGAACGCAGAGCGAGCGGTCAACCCGGTCGCGGCCGGCAGCCTCCTGGCGGACCGGGCGTACGAGGAACTTAAGAGCGCCGTCCTCGCCAACCGGCTGCGGCCCGGCGACGCCTTGTCCGTGCCCGCCCTCGCGGCCCAGATGAACATCAGCCGCAGCCCCGTACGGGAGGCGGTGCAGCGCCTCATCCACGACGGCCTCGCCACGCACGTCCCGCACAAGGGCGCCGTGGTCGCCACCGTCGACGTGGAGGACGTACGCCAGCTGTACGTCGTCCGCGAGGTGATGGAGGGACTGGCCGCGCGCCTGGCCACCGAGCGCCTCGACGCCTCCCGGGTCGCCGAACTGCACGACCTCCTGGAGCGCCACGAGCGCGAGGTCGGCACCGGCGTGGACGAGCGCACCCACATCGAGATGGACATGGCCTACCACCGCACCATCCGTGAAGTGGCGGGCAACGCCCACCTGACGGCCGCCCTCGACACCATCCAGGGCAAGGCCCACCTCGCGCTGCACCAGCTGTGGCGCGGCCAGGAGGCACCGCGGCTCGCCGTCGCCGAGCACCGGCGGATCTTCGAGGCGATGACGTCCGGCGACCCGGACGCCGCCGACCTCGCGGCCCGCGACCACATCCGCAAGCTGCGCATCCGCCTCTCCCAGGCGGTCGCCCCCGGCCCCTCGTCCGGCCCGGGGCACGTCCGACCCGTCGACTGA
- a CDS encoding nucleobase:cation symporter-2 family protein → MSDKEVKDGTEPAGAAAPQDPVEAVPSLWRLVVYGFQHVLAFYAGAVVMPLLVAEGIGMKGDDIALLVNASLLTCGLATLLQSVGLPGIGIRLPVVQGTSTTAVPSLVSVGLAAGGAEAGLPTVFGAVIAAGLALFVVAPVFSKLVRFFPPLVTGTIVTVVGITLLAVAARQVGGGDPSQGSFGSPAHLGLAAVTLVVILLLHKLSRGFAATVAVLVGLVVGTVVAAVAGFTDFSRIGSASWLGTAAPLHYGAPRFDVIAVLSIVLVMVIIAVESIGQFFAVGEIVGREVQGRHVTRALRADGLATALAGVFNSFPSTVYSQNIGLIRLTRVKSRWIVAASGVIMMVLGLMPKVGAVVAAMPSSVLGGATIVLFSTIAVVGVQILVQADLTDQRNTILVAASMGVGFLPTAFPQFAEQMPGRQLHALFESGIILGTITAVLLNLFFHHLRIPRLRRREDRAKSVTSIDPPEHYMQHVSPTGKQ, encoded by the coding sequence ATGTCCGACAAGGAAGTGAAGGACGGGACCGAGCCGGCCGGCGCGGCCGCACCGCAGGACCCCGTCGAGGCCGTGCCCTCGCTGTGGCGGCTCGTCGTCTACGGATTCCAGCACGTGCTCGCCTTCTACGCGGGCGCGGTCGTCATGCCGCTGCTCGTCGCCGAGGGCATCGGAATGAAGGGCGACGACATCGCCCTGCTCGTCAACGCCTCGCTGCTGACCTGCGGCCTCGCCACGCTGCTCCAGTCGGTCGGGCTGCCCGGTATCGGCATCCGGCTGCCCGTGGTGCAGGGCACGTCGACCACGGCCGTGCCCTCGCTGGTGTCGGTGGGGCTCGCGGCCGGCGGCGCCGAAGCCGGGCTGCCGACGGTGTTCGGCGCGGTCATCGCGGCCGGGCTCGCGCTGTTCGTGGTCGCGCCCGTCTTCAGCAAGCTGGTGCGCTTCTTCCCGCCGCTGGTCACCGGCACCATCGTGACCGTCGTCGGCATCACCCTGCTCGCGGTCGCCGCACGTCAGGTGGGCGGCGGGGATCCGAGCCAGGGCTCGTTCGGCTCGCCCGCGCACCTGGGGCTCGCCGCCGTCACGCTCGTCGTCATCCTGCTGCTGCACAAGCTGTCCCGGGGCTTCGCCGCCACCGTCGCGGTGCTGGTCGGGCTGGTGGTGGGGACGGTCGTGGCGGCCGTCGCCGGGTTCACCGACTTCTCGCGGATCGGGTCCGCGTCCTGGCTGGGGACGGCCGCGCCGCTGCACTACGGCGCCCCGCGGTTCGACGTCATCGCCGTGCTGTCCATCGTCCTCGTGATGGTGATCATCGCGGTCGAGTCCATCGGGCAGTTCTTCGCGGTCGGCGAGATCGTGGGGCGCGAGGTGCAAGGGCGGCACGTGACGCGCGCGCTGCGTGCCGACGGGCTCGCCACGGCGCTCGCCGGCGTCTTCAACTCCTTCCCCAGCACGGTGTACTCGCAGAACATCGGGCTGATCCGGCTGACCCGCGTCAAATCCCGGTGGATCGTCGCCGCGTCCGGCGTGATCATGATGGTGCTCGGGCTGATGCCGAAGGTCGGGGCGGTCGTGGCGGCGATGCCGTCCTCCGTGCTCGGCGGCGCGACCATCGTCCTCTTCTCCACCATCGCGGTCGTCGGCGTCCAGATCCTCGTCCAGGCCGACCTCACCGACCAGCGCAACACCATCCTCGTCGCCGCGAGCATGGGCGTCGGCTTCCTGCCCACCGCCTTCCCGCAGTTCGCCGAGCAGATGCCGGGCCGCCAGCTGCACGCCCTGTTCGAGAGCGGGATCATCCTCGGCACGATCACGGCGGTGCTGCTCAACCTGTTCTTCCACCACCTGCGGATCCCGCGGCTGCGGCGCCGGGAGGATCGCGCGAAGTCCGTCACGTCCATTGACCCGCCCGAACATTACATGCAACATGTAAGTCCAACGGGCAAGCAGTGA
- a CDS encoding DUF5995 family protein, with product MAQLEWITQPHAPAVHEVDSVIARMRALGADLPPRDGVAVFNRVYLSVTEALDRAIGTGRAGGFGDRTAAATLDVRFAERYLAAVDAASHGVRGPACWRPLFQFRRHPGVRPLQFALAGINAHIGHDLALAVVDSCRTLGCEPSALEDEFERVGDLLVTLEERIREELMPGPDLLQVADPLTHLLGAWTLERARDGAWAAAQALWALRELPSLAAEFSHRLDASVGLVSRMLLTPLPD from the coding sequence ATGGCGCAGTTGGAATGGATCACACAACCCCACGCACCCGCCGTCCACGAGGTCGACTCGGTGATCGCGAGGATGCGGGCACTCGGCGCGGATCTGCCGCCCAGGGACGGCGTGGCGGTCTTCAACCGCGTCTACCTCTCGGTCACGGAGGCGCTCGACCGGGCCATCGGCACCGGTCGGGCGGGCGGCTTCGGGGACCGGACGGCGGCGGCCACGCTGGACGTCCGCTTCGCGGAGCGCTACCTCGCGGCCGTCGACGCGGCGTCCCACGGCGTGCGCGGGCCGGCGTGCTGGCGTCCGCTGTTCCAGTTCCGGCGCCATCCCGGCGTACGCCCGTTGCAGTTCGCGCTCGCGGGCATCAATGCGCACATCGGCCACGATCTCGCGCTGGCGGTGGTGGACTCCTGTCGTACGCTCGGCTGCGAACCGAGCGCCCTGGAGGACGAGTTCGAGCGCGTGGGCGATCTCCTCGTCACGCTGGAGGAGCGCATCCGCGAGGAGCTGATGCCGGGTCCCGACCTCCTCCAGGTCGCCGATCCGCTGACCCATCTGCTCGGCGCCTGGACCCTGGAGCGTGCCCGCGACGGCGCGTGGGCGGCGGCCCAGGCGCTGTGGGCGCTGCGTGAACTGCCGTCCCTGGCAGCCGAGTTCAGTCACCGCCTCGACGCCTCCGTGGGCCTGGTGAGCCGCATGCTGCTCACCCCGCTCCCTGACTGA